From one Candidatus Chromulinivorax destructor genomic stretch:
- a CDS encoding amino acid ABC transporter permease yields the protein MNLLSYAPLIVQGTLMTLAAWLVAGLCSFVIGTTLGILSCRHLASDSFSTAVRVYTFIAKGIPAYVQILIAYFVFPAAFGINIPGFIAAVGALAFCSSGYVTEIVRSGINSIPRGQWDACFVLGYPMKATLFRIILPQTFKNILPTLLGEFEQLLKSTSLLASIGITELTRTGMNIISRELNPIPVYLMIACIYLVFSAVLQSIIIMTEAKGQRGNY from the coding sequence ATGAACTTACTATCATACGCACCACTTATCGTGCAAGGAACTTTGATGACACTTGCAGCATGGCTTGTTGCAGGACTATGTAGTTTTGTCATTGGCACAACGCTTGGCATTTTGAGTTGTCGCCATCTTGCATCAGATTCATTTAGCACAGCTGTTCGAGTTTATACGTTTATAGCAAAAGGAATTCCTGCGTATGTGCAAATATTAATCGCATATTTTGTGTTTCCTGCAGCTTTTGGAATTAATATTCCAGGTTTTATAGCAGCAGTAGGCGCATTAGCTTTTTGTTCCAGTGGGTACGTGACTGAAATTGTTCGCTCAGGAATTAATAGTATTCCTCGTGGTCAGTGGGATGCCTGTTTTGTTTTGGGCTATCCCATGAAAGCAACATTGTTTCGCATTATTTTGCCTCAGACTTTTAAAAATATTTTACCAACGCTACTTGGAGAGTTTGAACAGTTATTAAAAAGTACATCATTGCTTGCTTCAATTGGTATTACTGAGCTTACACGAACAGGAATGAATATTATCTCTCGTGAATTAAATCCAATTCCAGTCTATTTAATGATTGCATGCATTTACCTGGTGTTTTCAGCGGTACTACAATCGATTATTATTATGACAGAAGCGAAAGGACAACGTGGTAACTATTAA
- a CDS encoding NupC/NupG family nucleoside CNT transporter, producing the protein MVSYFIEYNRYMNLIGMAVLVAVAYLFSNNRSAVNRKLVINGLLFQAALAIFVLKTDIGFTLFNTISLGMSNLYGFAEVGINFVFGSLADPSGPWGVVFAVRVLPIIIFFGAFTSLLFYLGVVQKIVWGLTYVIQPILGTSGAETLCAVANSFLGQTEAPLLIKHYLKNVTRSEMMVVMASGFATVSGSLLAVYASMGVPSLHMLAASVMAIPGSIVMAKILYPETEKSKLEHAAEPVVVSNAANVLDAISMGTTDGLYLALNVGAMLISFLGLIALTNSVLGLVSTFGNYLLPYVGCTYLLPAINLNFIFSYLFAPVSYLMGFVGQEALHVGNLLGIKVTVNEFVAFNSMLSMQLSLRTQAILTYALCSFANFSCIGIQIGGIGVLVPDKRIWLSELGLRALLAATLANLMSALIAGLLI; encoded by the coding sequence ATGGTGTCTTATTTCATTGAGTATAATCGTTATATGAATCTAATTGGTATGGCTGTACTTGTTGCAGTAGCGTATCTATTTTCAAATAATCGTTCTGCTGTTAATCGTAAGCTGGTGATTAATGGTCTTCTTTTTCAAGCAGCATTAGCGATATTTGTTTTAAAAACAGATATAGGTTTTACGCTATTTAATACTATTTCTTTAGGAATGAGTAATCTATACGGCTTTGCTGAAGTTGGTATTAACTTTGTATTTGGTAGCCTAGCAGATCCATCAGGGCCATGGGGTGTTGTGTTTGCTGTTCGAGTATTACCAATTATTATTTTCTTTGGTGCTTTTACTTCATTACTTTTCTATCTTGGTGTTGTACAAAAAATCGTATGGGGTTTAACGTATGTTATTCAACCAATTTTAGGCACATCAGGCGCAGAGACGTTGTGTGCAGTAGCAAATAGTTTCTTGGGTCAAACAGAAGCTCCTTTATTAATTAAGCATTATTTAAAAAATGTAACACGATCAGAAATGATGGTGGTGATGGCAAGTGGATTTGCAACGGTCAGTGGTTCATTGCTAGCAGTGTATGCATCAATGGGTGTGCCATCGTTACACATGCTTGCAGCAAGCGTTATGGCAATTCCTGGTAGTATTGTGATGGCAAAAATTTTATACCCAGAGACAGAAAAATCTAAACTTGAGCATGCAGCAGAGCCAGTTGTGGTTAGTAACGCAGCAAATGTTTTAGATGCGATTTCTATGGGAACAACTGATGGGTTGTATTTAGCATTAAACGTTGGCGCTATGTTAATTTCGTTCCTTGGTTTAATTGCTTTAACTAATTCAGTCCTTGGACTTGTTTCAACGTTTGGTAATTATCTGTTGCCGTATGTTGGTTGCACCTATCTTTTACCAGCAATTAATTTGAATTTTATATTCTCATATTTATTTGCACCAGTTTCATACCTCATGGGTTTTGTTGGTCAAGAAGCATTACATGTTGGTAATTTACTTGGTATTAAAGTTACGGTTAATGAATTCGTTGCTTTTAACAGTATGTTAAGCATGCAATTATCATTGAGAACTCAAGCTATTTTAACCTACGCGTTATGTAGTTTTGCTAACTTTTCATGCATCGGTATTCAAATCGGTGGCATTGGGGTATTAGTTCCCGACAAAAGAATCTGGTTAAGTGAGCTTGGATTACGCGCATTACTTGCAGCAACACTTGCAAATTTAATGTCTGCATTAATAGCAGGGTTATTGATTTAA
- a CDS encoding NUDIX hydrolase: protein MHRNQLLELLANYDPTPEEEVFKNRMIEFLQNHEDAFERSLAKGHITASAWLVSNDGTQALLMHHAKLDMWVQLGGHCDGQTDALAVAIKEAQEESGILSIEPMSHEIFDIDIHTIPANSKEAEHEHFDVRFILQVVSDEQYIQNSESKELRWVGLDKELLPTRERSVVRIFDKWKRLASYYLD, encoded by the coding sequence ATGCATAGAAATCAATTATTAGAATTATTAGCAAATTATGATCCAACACCAGAAGAAGAAGTTTTCAAAAATCGCATGATAGAATTTTTGCAAAATCATGAAGATGCGTTTGAAAGATCTTTAGCAAAAGGGCATATTACCGCATCTGCTTGGTTGGTAAGTAATGATGGAACACAAGCATTACTCATGCATCATGCCAAGTTAGACATGTGGGTACAGCTTGGCGGTCATTGTGATGGTCAAACTGATGCGCTTGCAGTTGCAATCAAAGAAGCTCAAGAAGAATCTGGAATTTTAAGTATTGAGCCGATGAGTCATGAAATTTTTGATATTGATATTCATACGATACCTGCAAATTCAAAAGAAGCTGAACATGAACACTTTGATGTTCGCTTTATTTTGCAGGTGGTCAGCGATGAACAATATATTCAAAATAGTGAATCAAAAGAGTTGCGTTGGGTAGGATTAGATAAAGAGCTTTTACCAACACGTGAACGGTCGGTTGTTCGTATATTTGATAAATGGAAAAGACTTGCAAGCTATTATTTAGACTAA
- a CDS encoding transporter substrate-binding domain-containing protein: MKIKNIVVMIACILAYALYINVPQQRSFNNDDLIVGIACGYAPFVSVNQAGQYEGFDIDVAHALADQLGKKLVLKDLGSMTSLFMALEQGKIDIIAWGLSITHERLEKVAMIHYQGAVTDAYPLIFWKEIPAGITTLDDMSGKTICVEPTSAQDAILDNYPTITKLSTEKVDDALLNIQYNKAAAALVEPAIAKKFKNKYAEIQILNVPLREEDKPQGIGLVVKKNNTSCIQEIQDAVTALQTAGIIEQLEKKWDVPS; the protein is encoded by the coding sequence ATGAAAATTAAAAATATAGTTGTCATGATAGCCTGTATACTAGCTTATGCTTTGTATATTAATGTACCACAGCAAAGATCATTCAATAACGACGATCTTATTGTTGGGATAGCTTGCGGGTATGCTCCTTTTGTCAGTGTTAATCAAGCAGGGCAGTATGAAGGTTTTGATATCGACGTTGCTCATGCTCTTGCAGATCAGCTTGGCAAAAAACTTGTACTCAAAGATCTTGGTAGCATGACCTCACTGTTTATGGCGCTTGAGCAAGGCAAAATTGATATTATTGCATGGGGGTTGTCTATTACACATGAACGACTTGAAAAAGTAGCAATGATTCATTACCAAGGAGCAGTGACTGATGCTTATCCTTTAATATTTTGGAAAGAAATTCCAGCAGGTATTACAACGCTTGATGATATGAGTGGCAAAACAATTTGTGTCGAGCCAACATCAGCACAAGATGCAATTTTGGATAATTACCCAACTATTACCAAGCTATCAACTGAAAAAGTTGATGATGCCCTGCTCAACATTCAATACAATAAAGCAGCAGCAGCATTGGTTGAACCAGCAATTGCAAAAAAATTTAAAAATAAATATGCAGAAATTCAAATTTTAAACGTTCCTTTACGGGAAGAAGACAAGCCGCAAGGGATTGGTCTTGTGGTCAAAAAGAATAATACATCATGCATTCAAGAAATTCAAGATGCAGTAACTGCATTACAAACAGCAGGAATCATTGAACAACTTGAAAAAAAATGGGATGTACCATCATGA
- a CDS encoding amino acid ABC transporter ATP-binding protein: MVTINTLTITIHDKVILDSVSCLLLAGHITAFIGQSGAGKTTLLKSLIGLIPVTQGSIIVNKHQLASLSPVQRSEEIGYVFQDFNLFQHLSVFQNCIDPLLVHGVAYEQAAARVKKVLTDLEMIASVNQYPSQLSGGQKQRIAIARALCLQPRVLLLDEPTASLDPVNTDILVNILKKLAAQGLTIGLSSQDMSFIGKVFDRVYYMKNGQIIEHCNGISLIDSCPLISQFIKM, encoded by the coding sequence GTGGTAACTATTAATACATTGACCATTACAATTCATGATAAAGTTATATTAGATTCAGTTTCGTGTCTTTTATTAGCAGGTCATATTACTGCTTTTATTGGGCAAAGCGGCGCAGGAAAAACAACATTATTAAAATCTTTAATTGGTCTTATTCCAGTTACACAAGGTTCAATTATTGTCAATAAACATCAGTTGGCAAGTTTATCGCCGGTACAACGCTCAGAAGAAATTGGTTATGTATTTCAAGATTTTAATCTATTCCAACATCTCTCTGTTTTTCAAAATTGTATTGACCCATTGCTCGTGCATGGTGTTGCGTACGAACAAGCTGCAGCTCGAGTAAAAAAAGTTTTAACCGATTTAGAGATGATAGCGAGTGTTAATCAGTATCCATCGCAACTTTCTGGCGGACAAAAACAGCGAATTGCCATTGCGCGAGCATTGTGTTTGCAACCACGTGTGTTGCTACTTGATGAACCGACTGCCTCACTTGATCCGGTTAACACTGATATTTTGGTAAACATACTCAAAAAATTAGCAGCTCAAGGCTTGACGATTGGTCTATCAAGCCAGGATATGAGCTTTATTGGCAAAGTATTTGATCGTGTCTATTACATGAAAAATGGGCAAATTATTGAGCATTGCAATGGAATAAGTCTTATCGATAGCTGTCCTTTGATTTCTCAATTTATAAAAATGTAA
- the prfA gene encoding peptide chain release factor 1, whose product MFDQWDELQQLYDTLNQELVSQDLEGSRRVKVQKKAALISSVLEKKAEIDQMQAMIVDTKDQAKQTTDPELSAMFAEESESLEKGLVVLQNELDDLLYPAEEFADRAIFLEIRAGAGGKEAALFAADLLKMYIYYAAKRGWRFEMVSESYTDLGGFKEVIVNITGKKVFGALRHESGVHRVQRVPETETQGRVHTSTATVVVLPEAQEIDVTINPSDLRVDYFRSSGAGGQHVNTTDSAVRITHIPTGTVVSCQDERSQHKNKATAMKVLSSRILAANQEKLLKEQSRDRKLLIGSGDRSEKIRTYNYPQNRVTDHQADITLKKLDMVMLGELDEIIDALQMLARQNRQSESSLLEPV is encoded by the coding sequence ATGTTTGATCAATGGGATGAGTTACAACAATTATACGATACATTAAATCAAGAGCTTGTATCACAAGATCTTGAAGGGTCTCGTCGTGTGAAAGTTCAAAAAAAAGCAGCTTTAATCTCTTCAGTTCTCGAAAAGAAAGCTGAAATTGATCAAATGCAAGCCATGATCGTTGATACAAAAGATCAAGCAAAGCAGACGACAGATCCTGAACTGTCTGCTATGTTTGCAGAAGAAAGCGAAAGTCTAGAAAAAGGTCTTGTTGTTTTGCAAAATGAGTTGGATGATCTATTATATCCAGCTGAAGAATTTGCAGATCGCGCGATCTTTTTAGAGATTCGAGCAGGCGCTGGCGGCAAAGAAGCAGCATTATTTGCTGCAGATTTGTTAAAAATGTATATTTATTATGCAGCTAAGCGCGGCTGGAGATTTGAAATGGTTTCTGAAAGTTACACCGATCTTGGTGGATTTAAAGAGGTTATTGTTAATATCACGGGTAAAAAAGTATTTGGTGCCTTACGTCATGAGTCTGGTGTACATCGTGTTCAACGTGTACCAGAAACAGAAACGCAAGGTCGAGTACATACTTCAACCGCAACGGTCGTTGTTTTACCAGAAGCACAAGAAATTGACGTTACGATTAATCCAAGTGATTTACGCGTAGACTATTTCCGTTCAAGTGGTGCTGGTGGACAGCACGTTAATACAACAGATTCTGCTGTTCGTATTACGCATATTCCTACAGGTACGGTAGTATCGTGTCAGGATGAGCGCTCTCAACATAAAAATAAAGCAACTGCAATGAAGGTGTTAAGTTCTCGTATTCTTGCTGCAAATCAAGAAAAATTGCTGAAAGAGCAGAGTCGAGATCGTAAGTTATTGATTGGTTCAGGCGATCGTTCTGAAAAAATTAGAACGTACAATTATCCTCAAAACCGAGTGACCGATCATCAGGCTGATATTACGTTGAAAAAACTTGATATGGTTATGCTTGGTGAGCTTGATGAAATTATTGATGCATTACAAATGTTAGCACGTCAAAATCGTCAATCAGAATCATCATTGCTTGAGCCTGTATAA
- a CDS encoding queuosine precursor transporter, with product MINQLIFVLHSSIISGLVIFFGRMGSAALTSYISLLFVLTNIFVIKQMDLCGYHVTCADAYIIGISFGINVLQEIWGQKAARQAISISFLCSLFYVIMGLFHLWYIPAGHDTSHAHFVYLLDNSVRIIVASFISYLVVQYADTILYAFMKKRLDGRHFILRNYLSMFSSQFFDTILFSFLGLYGIVHNMTHIVIVSYGIKVVAILLSTPFLYYAKKYIKKS from the coding sequence ATGATCAATCAACTTATATTCGTACTCCATTCATCAATTATTAGTGGCCTTGTTATTTTTTTTGGCCGCATGGGCAGTGCAGCTTTAACAAGTTACATTTCACTGCTGTTCGTACTGACCAATATATTTGTGATCAAACAGATGGATTTATGTGGCTACCACGTCACGTGTGCCGATGCCTACATTATTGGAATTAGTTTTGGAATTAATGTTTTACAAGAAATCTGGGGACAAAAAGCTGCGCGCCAAGCAATTAGCATCAGTTTTTTATGCTCATTATTTTATGTGATTATGGGTTTATTTCACCTCTGGTATATACCAGCAGGCCATGATACCAGTCATGCACATTTTGTGTACTTGTTGGATAATTCAGTGCGTATTATTGTTGCATCATTTATATCGTATCTGGTTGTACAATACGCTGATACGATTTTATACGCATTCATGAAAAAGCGTTTAGATGGGCGCCATTTTATTTTACGCAACTATCTTTCGATGTTTTCATCACAATTTTTTGATACAATTCTATTTAGTTTTTTAGGTCTGTACGGCATTGTGCACAATATGACACATATTGTGATAGTCAGCTATGGCATTAAAGTGGTTGCAATTTTATTAAGCACTCCATTTTTGTATTATGCAAAAAAATATATTAAAAAATCATAG
- the rpmE gene encoding 50S ribosomal protein L31, whose protein sequence is MKSGIHPVVHAVDVKCTCGASFAMKSTMPGISSTLCSQCHPFFTGQQKYVDAAGRIDKFNKKYGQQK, encoded by the coding sequence ATGAAATCAGGTATTCACCCAGTAGTTCATGCGGTAGATGTTAAATGTACTTGTGGCGCTAGCTTTGCAATGAAATCTACTATGCCAGGTATCAGCAGTACACTTTGTTCACAATGTCATCCATTCTTTACAGGCCAACAAAAATATGTTGATGCTGCAGGAAGAATTGACAAATTCAACAAAAAATACGGCCAACAAAAATAA
- a CDS encoding mechanosensitive ion channel family protein — protein MMILDAIFKILCAMSALLFVNKLIFDGISRVKSKVTSTGNTWFLLILDAAYMPLQFCILIFGIYRIAHLFEYQFIMNNIDHGYQVSMLMVMSSFLLRFKQNIEHVLDEEKEYLFTKFDPALVTLFSQIIKVTIIFCVVAIALYIVGIPFQSLMMLQGAVTIALGVSAQNVLGNGFGGIMILLYKPFEIGDLISSPDKKIEGYVEEIRWDRTRIMNLDRRPLSIPNSMFNQIIIVNASKMRNRHLVQNINLSYKNIDKVDAITTQIQAMLKSHDGIDTKLAASAHLVEFGAQSLRIHVSAFTKTVKTSVFYQVQQDVCIQIAQIIKNNEAEIVLVTNVL, from the coding sequence ATGATGATATTAGACGCTATTTTTAAAATTCTTTGTGCTATGAGTGCATTGTTATTTGTTAATAAACTTATATTTGATGGGATAAGTAGAGTTAAAAGCAAAGTTACATCGACAGGTAACACCTGGTTTTTATTAATTTTAGATGCAGCTTATATGCCTTTACAATTTTGTATTTTAATTTTTGGGATCTATCGAATTGCACATCTATTTGAGTATCAATTTATTATGAATAATATTGATCATGGGTATCAGGTAAGTATGTTGATGGTGATGAGTTCGTTTTTATTACGATTTAAACAAAATATTGAACATGTTCTTGATGAAGAGAAAGAGTATCTCTTTACAAAATTTGACCCAGCACTTGTTACGTTATTTTCTCAGATTATCAAAGTAACAATTATTTTTTGTGTTGTAGCAATCGCTTTATATATTGTCGGAATTCCATTTCAATCATTAATGATGTTGCAAGGCGCTGTGACCATAGCATTAGGCGTATCGGCACAAAATGTATTGGGCAACGGATTTGGCGGCATTATGATTTTGCTTTATAAGCCATTTGAAATTGGTGATTTAATCAGTTCGCCAGATAAAAAAATCGAAGGATATGTTGAAGAGATTCGTTGGGATCGCACAAGAATCATGAATTTAGATCGTCGGCCGCTTTCGATTCCAAATTCAATGTTTAATCAGATTATTATTGTCAATGCAAGCAAAATGCGCAATCGTCACTTGGTACAAAATATTAATTTGTCATACAAAAATATTGATAAAGTTGATGCAATTACGACGCAGATTCAAGCTATGCTCAAATCTCATGATGGTATTGATACAAAGTTAGCTGCATCTGCTCATTTAGTTGAATTTGGAGCACAATCGTTACGAATTCATGTCAGTGCATTTACAAAAACCGTTAAGACATCAGTTTTTTATCAAGTACAGCAAGATGTTTGCATACAAATTGCTCAAATTATAAAAAATAATGAAGCGGAAATTGTACTTGTTACAAATGTTTTATAA
- a CDS encoding YerC/YecD family TrpR-related protein has translation MKIDVVHELQKDHAIADLCDALLLLQNREEMHRFLKDLCTPQEIKALSERWRVCKLLSTTELSYRDINSKIGASLATIGRVARFLHNEPYGGYELVLERMRAQSEKL, from the coding sequence ATGAAGATTGATGTCGTTCATGAATTGCAAAAAGATCATGCAATAGCAGATTTGTGTGATGCACTTTTATTGTTACAAAATAGAGAAGAGATGCATCGATTTTTAAAAGATTTGTGCACTCCGCAAGAGATTAAAGCACTTTCTGAGCGGTGGCGTGTTTGTAAATTGTTAAGCACAACAGAACTTTCGTATCGTGATATTAACAGTAAAATTGGAGCAAGTCTTGCAACAATTGGAAGAGTTGCGCGATTCTTACATAATGAGCCGTACGGTGGGTATGAGTTAGTTTTAGAGCGTATGCGTGCTCAATCAGAAAAATTATAG
- a CDS encoding GyrI-like domain-containing protein has protein sequence MELDYEIVRKPKQYIIGLVVRTDNEKAMKDIPTICEKFQDGWQEKIKNCVNDNIVCAYMEYDEDHTKPYTYIIGCVVSSCDYVPAGMACKELAEGIYAKIEVFGSYPESLLAAWEDIWDLDIDRAYTTDFEVYNQYFTEENDYYFSIYLSLPIESVDPDDVFEDEEDGDEDDFDFEDDQE, from the coding sequence ATGGAATTAGATTACGAGATAGTTCGTAAACCAAAGCAATATATTATTGGCTTGGTTGTGCGTACTGACAATGAAAAGGCAATGAAAGACATCCCAACAATTTGTGAAAAATTTCAGGATGGTTGGCAAGAAAAAATCAAAAATTGTGTGAACGATAACATTGTATGTGCGTACATGGAATATGATGAAGATCATACAAAGCCGTATACCTACATTATTGGTTGCGTTGTTAGCAGTTGTGATTATGTTCCAGCTGGCATGGCATGTAAAGAACTTGCAGAAGGTATTTATGCTAAAATCGAAGTTTTTGGATCGTATCCAGAGTCGTTACTTGCAGCATGGGAAGATATTTGGGATTTAGATATTGACCGTGCATACACAACAGATTTTGAAGTGTATAATCAGTATTTTACTGAAGAAAATGATTATTATTTTTCAATCTATTTATCTTTACCGATTGAATCAGTTGATCCTGATGACGTATTTGAAGATGAAGAAGATGGCGACGAAGATGATTTTGATTTTGAAGATGATCAAGAATAG
- a CDS encoding alpha/beta hydrolase — translation MKIIFSIMFVAMLFGLGSLWHFSHDEKLSCNYFTYQSHDVSYTNPATGLTLSGTLTLPNCHRPTPALILVAGTGKHDRDCTSNGHKLFYAISDYLSHQGIAVLRYDKRGVGQSQGVFDTTLTTADFASDAQAAFAYLQSRSDIDSSKIGLLGHSEGGLIVSMIASQCPQVAYVISMAGAASTKIEDIVGQAALQVRADGGSQEIVDLDALIRTKILTIVDQEKDTQVAAKKIRQAVDEHFAHLTPEQNLQAEALAFESGHEGGTPQAPVYCISRLNSEFMMHIYNSSWVRFLIAYDSVAMFKKIKQPFLAVNGSLDFIVAAQVALPIFALSLLQGGNQDVSLIEMPSVNHWLQPCSKGSLDEYGKTDVVIAPAFLDLIGNWIAHRIS, via the coding sequence ATGAAGATTATTTTTTCTATTATGTTTGTGGCAATGCTCTTTGGATTAGGATCTTTGTGGCATTTTAGCCATGATGAAAAGTTGTCATGTAACTATTTTACCTATCAATCGCATGATGTTTCTTATACTAATCCAGCAACTGGTTTAACATTGTCAGGAACGTTAACATTACCAAACTGTCATCGACCGACACCAGCGCTGATATTAGTTGCAGGAACAGGTAAGCACGATCGTGATTGCACGTCAAACGGGCATAAACTATTTTATGCTATTTCAGATTATTTAAGTCATCAAGGGATTGCAGTACTTCGTTATGATAAACGTGGAGTTGGTCAATCTCAAGGTGTTTTTGATACAACGCTTACAACAGCTGATTTTGCATCTGATGCACAAGCAGCTTTCGCCTATTTACAATCACGTAGCGATATTGATTCAAGCAAGATTGGACTGCTTGGACATAGTGAAGGTGGCTTAATTGTCAGCATGATAGCATCACAATGCCCACAAGTAGCGTATGTTATTTCTATGGCAGGTGCTGCTTCAACAAAAATTGAGGATATTGTTGGTCAAGCAGCATTGCAAGTACGTGCAGATGGTGGATCGCAAGAGATAGTAGATCTTGATGCCTTAATACGAACAAAAATTTTGACGATTGTCGATCAAGAAAAAGATACACAAGTTGCAGCGAAAAAAATTCGACAAGCGGTTGATGAGCATTTTGCTCATTTGACTCCTGAGCAGAACCTGCAAGCAGAAGCTTTAGCTTTTGAGAGTGGTCATGAAGGTGGGACACCTCAAGCTCCTGTGTATTGTATCAGTAGATTAAATAGTGAATTTATGATGCATATATATAACTCTTCGTGGGTTCGCTTTTTAATCGCATACGATTCTGTTGCAATGTTTAAAAAAATTAAACAACCATTTTTGGCTGTTAATGGCTCATTAGACTTTATTGTTGCAGCGCAAGTTGCATTGCCTATTTTTGCATTATCACTTTTACAGGGTGGTAATCAGGACGTTTCACTCATCGAAATGCCTTCTGTCAATCATTGGTTGCAGCCATGTTCAAAAGGTTCATTAGATGAATATGGCAAAACTGATGTCGTCATTGCGCCAGCATTTTTAGATCTTATTGGTAATTGGATTGCGCATAGAATTTCATAA
- a CDS encoding branched-chain amino acid transport system II carrier protein, with protein MKDSNQSGILTIGLAIFSMLFGAGNIIYPIKCGVLAGNQNIFAITGFILTGVILPIIGLVAMILFNGNYKLFFNRLGKIPGSMAILYCMLILGPLLAMPRCITLPYEMLKPFIPFVSLPMFTIAFCVVTFLVTYKESKILSILGNIMSPLLLGSLGIIAIKGLWQADVMVPQTVQASTIFFDQLNQGFQTLDLIGALFFAYIVLRILKGNKDAAQIKSKDLALISLQGGLIAGTLLMLVYVSFSYLGAYYGYLVSADMNGAQDFRVISMHILNSSSAFVIMMAVLMACLSTVTALAAVFSEYIHLEVFNKKVSYITSLAMTMIVTAIISNYGLDNIMAYSSLPINIGYPIITTIVFCNLAYSLFGFRYIKLPAALTALAVTGFYMQPLFCSLIG; from the coding sequence ATGAAAGATTCTAACCAATCTGGAATATTGACAATTGGTCTTGCTATTTTTTCTATGCTTTTTGGAGCTGGAAATATTATTTATCCTATCAAATGTGGCGTTTTAGCTGGTAATCAAAATATTTTTGCTATTACTGGATTCATTTTAACCGGTGTGATTTTACCTATTATTGGCTTAGTTGCCATGATTTTATTTAATGGTAATTACAAATTATTCTTTAACCGGCTTGGTAAAATTCCTGGATCAATGGCAATTTTATATTGTATGTTAATTCTTGGGCCGTTGCTTGCAATGCCTCGATGCATCACACTTCCATACGAAATGTTAAAACCATTTATTCCATTTGTTAGCTTACCAATGTTTACGATTGCATTTTGTGTTGTAACATTTTTAGTAACGTATAAAGAATCAAAAATATTATCGATTCTTGGTAATATTATGAGTCCTTTATTACTCGGCTCACTTGGTATTATTGCAATCAAAGGTTTATGGCAAGCAGACGTTATGGTTCCACAAACAGTACAAGCTTCAACAATCTTTTTTGATCAATTAAACCAAGGCTTCCAGACACTTGATTTAATTGGTGCACTATTCTTTGCCTATATCGTGTTGCGCATTTTAAAAGGTAATAAAGATGCAGCACAAATTAAATCAAAAGATCTTGCTCTGATAAGCTTACAAGGTGGTTTGATTGCAGGAACATTATTAATGTTAGTGTATGTTTCATTCAGTTATCTTGGTGCTTACTACGGCTACTTAGTTTCAGCTGACATGAATGGTGCACAAGACTTTAGAGTTATCTCAATGCATATTTTAAATAGTTCAAGCGCGTTTGTAATTATGATGGCTGTTTTAATGGCATGTTTATCAACCGTAACTGCGTTAGCTGCAGTATTTTCTGAGTACATACATTTAGAAGTTTTCAACAAAAAAGTGTCGTACATTACAAGCTTGGCAATGACGATGATCGTAACTGCGATTATTTCAAACTACGGTTTAGATAATATTATGGCGTATAGCTCGCTGCCTATTAACATTGGTTACCCAATTATTACAACCATTGTATTTTGTAATTTAGCATACAGTTTGTTTGGTTTTAGGTATATTAAACTACCTGCTGCACTAACTGCTCTGGCGGTAACAGGTTTTTATATGCAACCATTATTCTGTAGTCTTATTGGATAA